Proteins encoded by one window of Antechinus flavipes isolate AdamAnt ecotype Samford, QLD, Australia chromosome 4, AdamAnt_v2, whole genome shotgun sequence:
- the SKA2 gene encoding spindle and kinetochore-associated protein 2 isoform X2 → MEAAVTKLEVMFQKAESDLDYIQHKLEFEVKKSLPDDSSEEENPLTLLKELSMMKSRYKTLCAQLEQVAVEQKESMNCIRATLNNTMKMVQHLEQQADLELSPLTKEEQTAVQQLQSHSTCQTSGGIDLHKTTLM, encoded by the exons TTCCAGAAAGCAGAATCTGATTTGGATTACATTCAACACAAGCTggaatttgaagtcaagaaaagtCTTCCTGATGATTCGTCAGAAGAG GAAAATCCACTCACACTGTTAAAGGAATTGTCAATGATGAAGTCTCGATATAAGACTTTGTGTGCCCAATTGGAACAAGTTGCTGTTGAACAGAAAGAATCTATGAATTGTATTCGTGCTACTTTGAATAATACTATGAAAATGGTACAACACCTAGAGCAACAAGCAGATCTGGAG TTGTCACCTCTGACTAAGGAAGAACAGACTGCCGTACAGCAATTACAATCCCATTCAACGTGCCAGACTTCAGGAGGAATCGACTTGCATAAGACAACTCTAATGTAG